A stretch of the Streptomyces sp. NBC_01428 genome encodes the following:
- a CDS encoding MFS transporter produces MFSSLKVRNYRLFFLGQVVSNTGTWMQRIAQDWLVLSLTGSSAAVGITTALQFLPMLLFGLYGGVLVDRLPKRPTLLVTQAAMALTGLALAFLTLSGHVQVWHVYLAAFAVGLATVVDNPARQSFVSEMVGPGQLQNAVSLNSANFQSARLVGPAVAGLLITGVGTGWAFLLNGLSFVAPIAGLLLMRARELHVVQRTPRGKGQLREGLRYVAGRPDLIWPIVLVGFIGTFGFNFPVWLSAYADDTFHAGAGAYSLFNTLMALGSLAGALLAARRGTARLRVLIAAAIAFGALEVVAATAPSLWLFALLMVPIGIAGLTVNVTANTSVQMATDPAMRGRVMALFMMVFMGGSPLGAPLVGWVTDAYGPRIGFALGGLVSMAAATTIGLVLARLGGLRVSLGWHRGAPRVRFVPRTRTEEHLATV; encoded by the coding sequence ATGTTCAGCTCGCTGAAGGTCCGCAACTACCGGCTGTTCTTCCTGGGCCAGGTCGTCTCCAACACCGGCACCTGGATGCAGCGCATCGCCCAGGACTGGCTGGTGCTGAGCCTGACCGGCTCCTCCGCCGCCGTCGGCATCACCACCGCCCTGCAGTTCCTGCCGATGCTGCTCTTCGGCCTGTACGGCGGCGTCCTCGTCGACCGGCTCCCCAAGCGCCCCACGCTGCTCGTCACGCAGGCGGCGATGGCCCTCACCGGCCTGGCGCTCGCCTTCCTCACCCTCTCCGGACACGTCCAGGTCTGGCACGTCTACCTCGCCGCGTTCGCCGTCGGTCTCGCCACCGTCGTCGACAACCCGGCCCGCCAGTCCTTCGTCTCCGAGATGGTCGGACCCGGCCAGCTGCAGAACGCGGTCAGCCTGAACTCGGCCAACTTCCAGTCCGCCCGCCTGGTCGGCCCCGCCGTCGCCGGACTCCTGATCACCGGCGTCGGCACCGGATGGGCCTTCCTCCTGAACGGACTGTCGTTCGTGGCCCCCATCGCGGGCCTGCTCCTGATGCGCGCCCGGGAACTCCACGTCGTCCAGCGGACCCCGCGCGGCAAGGGCCAGCTCCGCGAAGGCCTGCGCTACGTCGCCGGCCGCCCCGACCTGATCTGGCCGATCGTCCTCGTCGGCTTCATCGGCACCTTCGGGTTCAACTTCCCCGTCTGGCTGTCGGCGTACGCGGACGACACCTTCCACGCCGGCGCGGGCGCCTACAGCCTCTTCAACACGCTGATGGCGCTCGGCTCACTGGCCGGCGCGCTGCTCGCCGCCCGGCGCGGCACCGCACGGCTGCGCGTGCTCATCGCGGCGGCCATCGCCTTCGGCGCGCTCGAAGTGGTCGCCGCGACGGCACCCTCACTGTGGCTGTTCGCCCTGCTGATGGTCCCGATCGGCATCGCAGGCCTGACGGTGAACGTCACCGCGAACACCTCGGTCCAGATGGCCACCGACCCGGCCATGCGCGGCCGCGTCATGGCCCTGTTCATGATGGTCTTCATGGGCGGCTCACCGCTGGGCGCCCCGCTGGTCGGCTGGGTCACCGACGCCTACGGTCCCCGGATCGGCTTCGCGCTCGGCGGCCTCGTCTCGATGGCCGCGGCGACGACGATCGGCCTGGTCCTGGCGCGCCTCGGCGGTCTGCGCGTCTCCCTCGGCTGGCACCGCGGCGCACCCCGGGTCCGCTTCGTGCCCCGCACCCGCACCGAGGAGCACCTGGCCACGGTGTGA
- the thpR gene encoding RNA 2',3'-cyclic phosphodiesterase, whose product MRLFAAVLPPADAVRELATEADLLRRTPGADALRWTGRPGWHFTLAFYGEVADTTVPDLTERLTRAAHRTAPFPLALRGGGHFGGRALWAGATGDLDSLRLLAARAEAAGRKAGIAMEEHRPYRPHLTLARSRDSADFTPYLTALDGFAGRTWTVGELCLVRSNLPDSGIPGERPRYETLAARPLGAGDGTGQADR is encoded by the coding sequence ATGAGACTCTTCGCGGCCGTGCTGCCGCCCGCCGACGCGGTGCGTGAACTCGCCACGGAGGCCGACCTGCTGCGGCGGACACCGGGCGCCGACGCGCTGCGCTGGACGGGCCGCCCCGGCTGGCACTTCACCCTCGCCTTCTACGGCGAGGTCGCCGACACCACCGTCCCGGACCTGACCGAGCGGCTCACCCGCGCCGCCCACCGCACCGCGCCCTTCCCGCTGGCCCTGCGCGGCGGCGGCCACTTCGGCGGCCGCGCCCTGTGGGCGGGCGCCACCGGGGACCTCGACAGCCTGCGCCTGCTGGCCGCCCGCGCGGAGGCCGCCGGACGCAAGGCGGGCATCGCCATGGAGGAACACCGCCCCTACCGGCCCCACCTCACCTTGGCCCGCAGCCGCGACTCCGCCGACTTCACCCCGTACCTCACCGCCCTCGACGGCTTCGCCGGACGCACCTGGACCGTGGGCGAGCTGTGCCTGGTCCGCAGCAACCTGCCGGACTCCGGGATCCCCGGAGAACGGCCCCGCTACGAGACACTGGCCGCCCGGCCGCTGGGGGCGGGCGACGGGACCGGGCAGGCGGACCGTTAA
- a CDS encoding aldo/keto reductase — MKYTQLGRTGLKVSRIVLGTMNFGPQTDEGDSHAIMDAALDAGINYFDTANVYGWGENKGRTEEIIGNWFAQGGDRRERTVLATKVYGNMGAEGEPWPNQDKLSALNIRRAVDASLKRLRTDHIDIYQFHHVDRTTPFDEIWQAIDVLVRQGKILYVGSSNFPGYKIAQANEIAARRGGTIGLVSEQCLYNLAERRAEMEVIPAAQEYGLGVIPWSPLNGGLLGGVIRKQVEGGRRASGRAADALADTAVRDRIQAYEDLLDKHGLEPGEAALAWLLTRPGVTGPIVGPRTAEQLESALRAVELELSQEVLDGLDEIFPGPGPSPEAFAW; from the coding sequence ATGAAGTACACACAGCTCGGACGCACGGGGCTCAAGGTCAGCCGGATCGTCCTCGGCACCATGAACTTCGGACCGCAGACCGACGAAGGCGACAGCCACGCCATCATGGACGCGGCGCTGGACGCGGGCATCAACTATTTCGACACGGCGAACGTGTACGGCTGGGGCGAGAACAAGGGCCGTACGGAAGAGATCATCGGGAACTGGTTCGCCCAGGGCGGCGACCGGCGCGAGCGGACGGTTCTCGCGACCAAGGTCTACGGGAACATGGGCGCCGAGGGCGAGCCGTGGCCCAACCAGGACAAGCTGTCCGCCCTGAACATCCGGCGGGCCGTCGACGCCAGCCTGAAGCGGCTGCGGACCGACCACATCGACATCTACCAGTTCCACCACGTCGACCGGACGACGCCGTTCGACGAGATCTGGCAGGCGATCGACGTCCTGGTGCGGCAGGGCAAGATCCTCTACGTGGGATCGAGCAACTTCCCCGGATACAAGATCGCGCAGGCCAACGAGATCGCCGCGCGCCGCGGCGGCACCATCGGCCTGGTCAGTGAGCAGTGCCTCTACAACCTCGCCGAGCGGCGCGCCGAGATGGAGGTCATCCCGGCGGCTCAGGAGTACGGGCTCGGGGTCATCCCCTGGTCGCCGCTGAACGGCGGGCTGCTGGGCGGGGTCATCAGGAAGCAGGTCGAGGGCGGCCGCCGGGCGAGCGGCCGGGCCGCGGACGCCCTCGCCGACACGGCCGTACGCGACCGGATCCAGGCCTACGAGGACCTGCTCGACAAGCACGGTCTGGAGCCCGGTGAGGCGGCCCTGGCGTGGCTGCTGACCCGTCCCGGGGTGACCGGTCCGATCGTCGGCCCGCGCACCGCGGAGCAGCTGGAGTCGGCGCTGCGCGCCGTGGAGCTGGAGCTGTCGCAGGAGGTCCTGGACGGTCTCGACGAGATCTTCCCGGGTCCGGGTCCCTCTCCGGAGGCGTTCGCCTGGTAG
- a CDS encoding nuclear transport factor 2 family protein, giving the protein MTTFTEQDHGDLARLVGRFFRSLDERHFDEDWARAFFTDDIRGRSPVGDSRGRPAMLRQTAEAVGRFDRTQHMATDVLTDSAPDGRTATVTWNALMTHVHRDTTLKTRGPDADPVFTVGGHWRATVRRTPDGWRFQETSVDAVWTRGEPPLLGPAADGRREPPDGRPDPARG; this is encoded by the coding sequence ATGACGACCTTCACCGAACAGGACCACGGCGACCTCGCCCGGCTCGTCGGCCGGTTCTTCCGCTCCCTCGACGAACGGCACTTCGACGAGGACTGGGCCCGCGCCTTCTTCACCGACGACATACGGGGCCGGAGCCCCGTCGGGGACTCCCGGGGACGGCCGGCGATGCTCCGGCAGACCGCCGAGGCGGTCGGCCGGTTCGACCGCACCCAGCACATGGCCACCGACGTCCTCACCGACTCGGCGCCCGACGGCCGCACGGCCACGGTCACCTGGAACGCGCTGATGACCCACGTGCACCGCGACACCACCCTGAAGACCCGCGGTCCGGACGCCGACCCCGTGTTCACGGTGGGCGGCCACTGGCGGGCCACCGTGCGGCGCACCCCGGACGGCTGGCGCTTCCAGGAGACGTCCGTCGACGCCGTCTGGACCCGCGGCGAACCCCCGCTCCTCGGACCGGCCGCGGACGGACGCCGAGAGCCTCCGGACGGACGGCCGGACCCCGCTAGGGGGTGA
- a CDS encoding SGNH/GDSL hydrolase family protein codes for MLRFMPVGDSMTIGSAGEHTWRYRMWQHLRATYGGPFEIVGPRETLYDMATGAADSYEYADPDFPRGHLAGWGEGWQHMAPVVRETVRAQRADVLLVSLGLIDLGFYTNAVQTADNVRLFVAEARAANPRVRMVLLPVIPNVRAESDAPFAAEVAAFNELLAKTVADLDEPRSPLLLASPPPSYDIAFDTYDGTHPNARGEHRIAEGFAEAMHQAWGLGEPYAAVTP; via the coding sequence ATGCTCAGGTTCATGCCCGTCGGGGACTCCATGACGATCGGTAGCGCGGGCGAACACACATGGCGCTACCGGATGTGGCAGCACCTGCGGGCGACCTACGGGGGCCCGTTCGAGATCGTCGGTCCGCGCGAGACGCTCTACGACATGGCGACGGGCGCCGCCGACTCCTACGAGTACGCCGACCCCGACTTCCCGCGCGGTCATCTGGCTGGCTGGGGCGAGGGCTGGCAGCACATGGCGCCGGTCGTCCGCGAGACGGTCCGCGCGCAGCGTGCCGACGTCCTGCTGGTGTCCCTCGGCCTGATCGACCTGGGTTTCTACACCAACGCGGTGCAGACGGCCGACAACGTCCGGCTGTTCGTGGCGGAGGCGCGGGCCGCGAACCCGCGGGTGCGGATGGTGCTGCTCCCGGTGATACCGAACGTGCGGGCCGAGTCCGACGCCCCCTTCGCCGCCGAGGTCGCCGCGTTCAACGAGCTGCTCGCCAAGACGGTCGCCGACCTGGACGAGCCGCGCTCCCCGCTGCTCCTGGCGTCCCCGCCGCCGTCGTACGACATCGCCTTCGACACCTACGACGGCACGCATCCGAACGCGCGCGGCGAGCACAGGATCGCGGAGGGGTTCGCCGAGGCGATGCACCAGGCGTGGGGCCTGGGCGAGCCGTACGCGGCGGTCACCCCCTAG
- a CDS encoding WD40 repeat domain-containing protein encodes MRRSPSFRTGTAAGALAGALVVAVASIAFAAPALADGGDDGFTIKDPRITESSGLAASRIHPGVYWTHNDSDDGAYLYAVDSRTGRTVATVTLSGVGAPRDVEAISLGPDGDLYVGDIGDNLGGKWDHVWIYKLPEPKVLKDQTIRATQYVVKYSDGARNAEALMVHPKTGRVYIADKDEDGGHLYEGPARLSPTGTNVFKPVATVDLWVTDGAFSPDGRHLAVRGYFGGILYDWNGGAIKRESRLNVPLQGQGESVTYTTDGTKLMYGSEGANSPVQPEDAPGASASDGKSPSQGGGSASGDDGGPMSGSLKVGAVAVAALLAVVFGLRRLLRRD; translated from the coding sequence ATGCGCCGATCGCCCTCGTTCCGTACCGGGACCGCCGCCGGAGCCCTCGCCGGAGCCCTTGTCGTAGCCGTCGCCTCCATCGCCTTCGCGGCACCGGCCCTCGCCGACGGAGGGGACGACGGATTCACCATCAAGGACCCCCGCATCACCGAGTCCAGCGGCCTCGCCGCCTCCCGCATCCACCCCGGCGTGTACTGGACCCACAACGACAGCGACGACGGCGCCTACCTGTACGCCGTCGACAGCCGGACGGGCCGCACCGTCGCGACGGTCACCCTGAGCGGCGTCGGCGCGCCCCGCGACGTCGAGGCGATCTCCCTGGGCCCCGACGGCGACCTGTACGTCGGCGACATCGGCGACAACCTCGGCGGCAAGTGGGACCACGTGTGGATCTACAAACTGCCCGAGCCGAAGGTCCTCAAGGACCAGACGATCCGCGCCACCCAGTACGTCGTGAAGTACTCCGACGGCGCCCGCAACGCCGAAGCCCTGATGGTCCACCCCAAGACGGGCCGCGTGTACATCGCCGACAAGGACGAGGACGGCGGCCACCTCTACGAAGGCCCCGCCCGGCTCTCCCCGACCGGCACCAACGTCTTCAAGCCCGTCGCCACCGTCGACCTGTGGGTCACCGACGGCGCGTTCTCCCCCGACGGCCGCCACCTCGCCGTACGCGGCTACTTCGGCGGCATCCTCTACGACTGGAACGGCGGCGCCATCAAACGCGAGAGCCGCCTGAACGTGCCCCTCCAGGGCCAGGGCGAGTCCGTCACCTACACCACCGACGGAACGAAACTCATGTACGGCAGCGAGGGCGCGAACAGCCCCGTCCAGCCGGAGGACGCCCCCGGCGCGTCCGCATCCGACGGCAAGTCCCCCTCACAGGGCGGCGGTTCCGCCTCCGGTGACGACGGCGGCCCGATGAGCGGCAGCCTCAAGGTCGGCGCCGTCGCGGTCGCCGCGCTGCTCGCCGTGGTCTTCGGCCTGCGGCGGCTGCTGCGCCGCGACTGA
- the serC gene encoding phosphoserine transaminase — translation MADIQIPADIKPADGRFGAGPSKVRTEALDALAATGSSLLGTSHRQAPVKNLVGTVREGVRELFSLPDGYEVVLGNGGSTAFWDVATHGLIDNKSQHLTFGEFSSKFAKAAKLAPWLADPTVVSSDPGTHPEPAAEAGVDVYAFTHNETSTGVAAPIKRVAGADEGSLVLVDATSGAGGLPVDIAETDVYYFAPQKSFASDGGLWIGVFSPAAVERAERIHASGRHVPEFFSLPTAIDNSRKNQTYNTPALATLFLLNEQLEWINGQGGLAWSTARTKDSSSRLYRWAEDSKYATPFVTDAAKRSQVIGTIDFADEIDAAAVAKALRANGIVDTEPYRKLGRNQLRVAMFPAIDPADVEALTQCIDYVIEKL, via the coding sequence GTGGCTGATATCCAGATCCCCGCTGACATCAAGCCCGCCGACGGACGATTCGGCGCTGGCCCCTCCAAGGTGCGGACGGAGGCGCTCGACGCGCTGGCCGCGACCGGCAGTTCCCTGCTCGGCACCTCCCACCGCCAGGCCCCGGTCAAGAACCTGGTCGGCACGGTCCGCGAGGGCGTGCGTGAGCTGTTCTCGCTGCCCGACGGATACGAGGTGGTCCTCGGAAACGGCGGCTCCACCGCGTTCTGGGACGTCGCGACGCACGGACTGATCGACAACAAGTCGCAGCACCTCACGTTCGGCGAGTTCTCCTCGAAGTTCGCGAAGGCCGCCAAGCTCGCGCCGTGGCTCGCCGACCCGACCGTCGTCTCCTCCGACCCGGGCACCCACCCCGAGCCGGCCGCCGAGGCGGGCGTCGACGTCTACGCCTTCACCCACAACGAGACCTCGACCGGTGTCGCCGCCCCGATCAAGCGGGTCGCGGGCGCCGACGAGGGCTCCCTCGTGCTGGTGGACGCCACCTCCGGCGCCGGCGGCCTGCCCGTCGACATCGCCGAGACCGACGTCTACTACTTCGCCCCGCAGAAGTCCTTCGCCTCCGACGGCGGCCTGTGGATCGGCGTGTTCTCCCCGGCCGCCGTCGAGCGCGCCGAGCGGATCCACGCCTCGGGGCGGCACGTCCCGGAGTTCTTCTCGCTGCCCACCGCGATCGACAACTCCCGCAAGAACCAGACGTACAACACCCCGGCCCTCGCGACGCTCTTCCTGCTCAACGAGCAGCTGGAGTGGATCAACGGCCAGGGCGGCCTCGCCTGGTCGACGGCCCGTACGAAGGACTCCTCCTCGCGTCTGTACCGCTGGGCCGAGGACAGCAAGTACGCGACCCCGTTCGTCACCGACGCGGCGAAGCGCTCGCAGGTCATCGGCACGATCGACTTCGCCGACGAGATCGACGCCGCCGCCGTCGCCAAGGCCCTGCGCGCCAACGGCATCGTCGACACCGAGCCCTACCGCAAGCTCGGCCGCAACCAGCTGCGCGTCGCCATGTTCCCGGCGATCGACCCGGCGGACGTCGAGGCGCTCACGCAGTGCATCGACTACGTGATCGAGAAGCTGTAA
- a CDS encoding cytochrome P450 family protein: MSTGTEETRIVLDPFVTDLDGESEALRAAGPLAAVELPGGVPVWAVTHHAEARALLTDPRLVKDINVWGAWQRGEIAPDWPLIGLANPGRSMLTVDGADHRRMRTLVAQALTPRRVEQMRERIAKLTEGLLDDLDGLDGDVVDLKADFAYPLPMYVVADLMGIEEARLPRLKELFEKFFSTQTPPAEVIATLTELAGIMADTVAAKRAAPGDDLTSALILASEDGDHLTDEEIVSTLQLMVAAGHETTISLIVNAVVNLSAHPEQRARVLSGEADWSAVVEETLRHSTPTSHVLIRFATEDVPVGDKVIPAGDALIVSYGAIGRDENAHGPTAGAFDIGRSEGPRHISFGHGPHVCPGAALSRLEAGVALPALYARFPGLDLAVPASELRNKPVVTQNDLFELPVRLIAG; the protein is encoded by the coding sequence ATGAGCACCGGTACCGAAGAGACCCGCATCGTCCTGGACCCCTTCGTCACCGACCTGGACGGCGAGAGCGAGGCGCTGCGCGCCGCGGGCCCCCTCGCCGCCGTCGAGCTGCCCGGCGGCGTCCCCGTGTGGGCGGTCACGCACCACGCCGAGGCGCGCGCCCTGCTCACCGACCCCCGCCTGGTCAAGGACATCAACGTGTGGGGTGCCTGGCAGCGCGGGGAGATCGCCCCCGACTGGCCGCTGATCGGACTCGCCAACCCGGGCCGCTCCATGCTCACCGTGGACGGCGCCGACCACCGCAGGATGCGCACGCTGGTCGCGCAGGCGCTCACCCCGCGGCGGGTGGAGCAGATGCGGGAGCGGATAGCGAAGCTGACGGAGGGTCTGCTCGACGACCTCGACGGGCTCGACGGCGACGTCGTCGACCTGAAGGCCGACTTCGCGTACCCGCTGCCCATGTACGTCGTCGCCGACCTCATGGGCATCGAGGAGGCGCGGCTGCCGCGGCTCAAGGAGCTGTTCGAGAAGTTCTTCTCCACGCAGACGCCGCCCGCCGAGGTCATCGCGACGCTCACCGAGCTGGCCGGGATCATGGCGGACACGGTCGCGGCGAAGCGGGCGGCGCCGGGCGACGACCTGACCAGCGCGCTGATCCTGGCCTCCGAGGACGGCGACCACCTCACCGACGAGGAGATCGTCTCCACCCTGCAGCTGATGGTCGCCGCAGGCCACGAGACGACGATCTCCCTGATCGTCAACGCGGTCGTCAACCTGTCCGCCCACCCCGAGCAGCGCGCCCGCGTCCTGTCCGGCGAGGCCGACTGGTCCGCGGTCGTCGAGGAGACGCTGCGTCACTCCACCCCGACCTCGCACGTCCTGATCCGTTTCGCGACCGAGGACGTCCCGGTCGGCGACAAGGTGATCCCGGCGGGCGACGCGCTGATCGTGTCGTACGGGGCGATCGGCCGGGACGAGAACGCGCACGGCCCGACGGCGGGCGCCTTCGACATCGGCCGCTCGGAGGGTCCCCGGCACATCTCCTTCGGGCACGGCCCGCACGTCTGCCCCGGTGCCGCCCTGTCCCGCCTGGAGGCGGGCGTCGCGCTGCCCGCCCTGTACGCGCGTTTCCCCGGCCTGGACCTCGCGGTGCCGGCGTCGGAGCTGCGGAACAAGCCGGTGGTGACGCAGAACGACCTGTTCGAACTGCCGGTGCGGCTGATCGCCGGATGA
- a CDS encoding cytochrome P450 has product MSPTPAPVPLSGPRFQTEPAELYREMRRDHGSVVPVVLDGDIPAFLVVGYRELHQVTGDPQLFSRDSDLWNQWDRIPDDWPLLPMIGRKQPSILYTVGERHRERAAMISDALEAVDPFELRSHAEKFADELIDAVCAKGETDIVGDYAALLPVRVLATLYGFSDEQGPGLVTALNDMINGREGALDGQRHLAASMARLLADRKETPANDVVSRMLADPSGFTDEEIAQDLMVMMAAGHQPTADWIGNSLRLMLTDDRFAASLFGGRHSVAEAMNEVLWEDTPTQNVAGRWASRDTQLGGRRIRTGDLVLLGLQGANSDPQVRTDSSALTGGNNAHFSFGHGEHRCPFPAQEVAEVIARTGIEVVLDRLPDIDLAVPAESLTRRPSPWLRGLDELPVTFTPVPVL; this is encoded by the coding sequence GTGAGCCCCACCCCCGCCCCCGTCCCGCTCAGCGGCCCCCGGTTCCAGACCGAACCGGCGGAGCTGTACCGGGAGATGCGGCGCGACCACGGATCGGTCGTGCCCGTCGTCCTCGACGGCGACATCCCCGCGTTCCTCGTCGTCGGCTACCGCGAACTCCACCAGGTGACCGGCGACCCGCAGTTGTTCAGCCGCGACTCGGACCTGTGGAACCAGTGGGACCGCATCCCCGACGACTGGCCGCTGCTGCCGATGATCGGCCGCAAGCAGCCGTCCATCCTGTACACGGTCGGTGAACGGCACCGCGAACGTGCCGCGATGATCAGTGACGCCCTCGAAGCCGTCGACCCCTTCGAACTGCGGTCGCACGCCGAGAAGTTCGCCGACGAACTCATCGACGCCGTCTGCGCCAAGGGCGAGACGGACATCGTCGGCGACTACGCGGCCCTGCTCCCGGTCCGGGTCCTCGCCACGCTCTACGGCTTCTCCGACGAGCAGGGCCCCGGCCTGGTCACCGCACTCAACGACATGATCAACGGGCGGGAGGGGGCGCTCGACGGGCAGCGTCATCTCGCCGCCTCCATGGCGCGGTTGCTCGCCGACCGCAAGGAGACGCCGGCGAACGACGTCGTGTCCCGGATGCTCGCCGACCCCTCCGGGTTCACCGACGAGGAGATCGCCCAGGACCTGATGGTCATGATGGCCGCCGGGCACCAGCCCACCGCCGACTGGATCGGCAACTCGCTGCGCCTGATGCTCACCGACGACCGCTTCGCCGCCTCCCTCTTCGGCGGCCGGCACAGTGTCGCCGAGGCCATGAACGAGGTCCTGTGGGAGGACACCCCCACCCAGAACGTCGCCGGACGGTGGGCCTCGCGCGACACCCAGCTCGGCGGGCGCCGCATCCGCACCGGCGACCTCGTGCTCCTCGGCCTGCAGGGCGCCAACTCCGACCCGCAGGTCCGCACCGACAGCTCCGCGCTCACCGGCGGGAACAACGCCCACTTCTCGTTCGGGCACGGCGAGCACCGCTGCCCGTTCCCCGCGCAGGAGGTCGCCGAGGTCATCGCGCGGACCGGTATCGAGGTCGTCCTGGACCGGCTGCCCGACATCGACCTGGCCGTGCCCGCCGAGTCCCTCACCCGGCGCCCCTCCCCGTGGCTGCGGGGCCTGGACGAACTGCCCGTCACGTTCACGCCCGTGCCCGTCCTCTGA
- a CDS encoding GTP-binding protein, which yields MDSVTSDARAPLSASADNGLKIVVVGGFGVGKTTLVRSVSEIRPLNTEETMTQAGEAVDDISEVRGKSATTVAFDFGRITLDARNVLYLFGAPGQERFWFLWDRLFSGTLGAVVLVDTRRIDDSWYAIDRLEHHGTPFIVACNDFGGPTHTPAQIREALDLDPHVPLLDCDARSRESSKRVLITLVEHLQSLHARHGAATAEDALTAPEPAL from the coding sequence TTGGACTCCGTAACCTCTGACGCTCGTGCGCCCCTGTCGGCGTCGGCCGACAACGGCCTGAAGATCGTGGTCGTGGGCGGCTTCGGCGTCGGCAAGACGACCCTGGTCCGCTCGGTCAGCGAGATACGTCCCCTCAACACCGAGGAGACGATGACGCAGGCCGGCGAGGCCGTCGACGACATCAGCGAGGTGCGCGGCAAGTCCGCGACCACCGTCGCCTTCGACTTCGGCCGCATCACGCTCGACGCCCGCAACGTGCTGTACCTGTTCGGGGCGCCCGGCCAGGAACGGTTCTGGTTCCTGTGGGACCGGCTGTTCTCCGGCACGCTCGGCGCCGTCGTCCTCGTCGACACCCGCCGTATCGACGACTCCTGGTACGCCATCGACCGGCTGGAGCACCACGGCACCCCGTTCATCGTGGCGTGCAACGACTTCGGCGGACCCACGCACACCCCGGCGCAGATCCGGGAGGCCCTCGACCTCGACCCGCACGTGCCGCTCCTCGACTGCGACGCCCGTTCCCGGGAGTCCAGCAAGCGCGTGCTGATCACGCTCGTGGAACACCTCCAGTCCCTGCACGCCCGCCACGGCGCCGCCACCGCGGAGGACGCCCTGACCGCACCGGAGCCCGCGCTGTGA
- a CDS encoding DUF742 domain-containing protein — protein MSRPGRDDAPDRLYTLTGGRSRSGPDTPFDLVTLVVAECEPVTGMQSEHTAILRMCERPTAVVEIAAELALPVSITRILLSDLLSAGRVSARHPHTTVPSGLPDPDILEQVLVGLRNL, from the coding sequence ATGAGCCGTCCCGGCAGGGACGACGCACCCGACCGGCTGTACACCCTCACCGGAGGCCGCAGCCGGTCCGGTCCCGACACCCCCTTCGACCTCGTGACCCTGGTGGTCGCCGAGTGCGAGCCGGTGACGGGAATGCAGTCCGAGCACACCGCGATCCTGCGGATGTGCGAACGGCCCACCGCCGTCGTGGAGATCGCGGCGGAACTCGCGCTGCCGGTGTCGATCACCCGCATCCTGCTGTCCGACCTGCTCTCCGCGGGCCGGGTCAGTGCCCGTCACCCGCACACCACCGTTCCCTCCGGTCTTCCCGATCCCGACATCCTGGAGCAGGTGCTCGTTGGACTCCGTAACCTCTGA
- a CDS encoding roadblock/LC7 domain-containing protein, whose amino-acid sequence MTGTITADEKLSWLIEGLLERTPGARHALVLSRDGLKLCRTPELSVDQADQLAAIAAGIQSLSHGASVEFGDGSGGVRSAMAEFYGGVLFIVEAGDGAHLAVVTAEDADAGLVGHNMSELVEQLGEYLSAPPRTS is encoded by the coding sequence ATGACCGGCACCATCACCGCCGACGAGAAGCTCTCCTGGCTCATCGAGGGCCTCCTCGAGCGCACCCCGGGCGCCCGGCACGCGCTCGTGCTCTCCCGCGACGGCCTGAAGCTGTGCCGCACCCCCGAACTGTCGGTCGACCAGGCCGACCAGCTCGCCGCGATCGCCGCCGGTATCCAGTCGCTGTCGCACGGCGCGTCCGTCGAGTTCGGCGACGGCTCCGGAGGCGTGCGCTCGGCGATGGCCGAGTTCTACGGCGGGGTGCTGTTCATCGTGGAGGCCGGCGACGGCGCGCATCTCGCCGTCGTCACCGCGGAGGACGCGGACGCCGGGCTCGTCGGGCACAACATGAGCGAGCTCGTGGAACAGCTGGGCGAGTACCTGAGCGCGCCGCCGCGGACGTCATGA